The Salvelinus alpinus chromosome 28, SLU_Salpinus.1, whole genome shotgun sequence genome includes a window with the following:
- the LOC139557068 gene encoding CD276 antigen homolog isoform X1, with product MVVYNQFFHQIFVLLCTFFTPVLSLLAVLLYWLSYFIGCLSELSDLSLSLFPSCLRVLCLSMSLSVLGGETGSYSGSSSNTTFVVGSTDPVRGIVGGDVILPCFLRPTRSAVEESVEWQRPVLEPKEVHFYRDRSDDNVLQNPSYSGRTSLFSEELKNGNISLKLTNVKLSDAGNYTCYIPTLGHQKTTIELYVGEDGNPSSSLPPLIDQSGEVRGAATRPWLSIVETKDKEVVLKCEAEGLVYKPELVLLNSKGTILPADEPTERPMDSEGLYTVTRYFTVQKTVTNVFTCRVQQLEIKHMRETWIRVPDKMFHEDLGWKIGFGIGCVVGGVVGGVVVGVVVGVVVCLCMRKNNPNYALKQYPEEKETNGGCADSGIALLESSNANGHPNGVRVSQPGERDSQHTLD from the exons atggttgtgTACAATCAGTTCTTTCATCAAATATTTGTACTTTTATGTACTTTCTTTACTCCTGTGCTTTCTTTATTGGCTGTCTTACTGTATTGGCTGTCTTACTTTATTGGCTGTCTATCTGAActgtctgacctctctctctctctctttcctagcTGTCTTCGTgtgctctgtctgtctatgtctctgtctgtcttagGTGGTGAGACTGGTTCATACAGTGGCTCTTCCTCAAACACAA CTTTTGTTGTTGGTTCAACGGACCCTGTTCGTGGCATAGTTGGCGGGGATGTCATCTTGCCTTGTTTCCTGAGACCTACCAGGAGTGCTGTTGAAGAGTCAGTAGAGTGGCAGAGACCAGTCCTGGAGCCAAAAGAGGTGCATTTCTACCGAGACCGTAGTGATGACAATGTGCTCCAGAATCCATCCTACAGTGGAAGGACGTCACTGTTCAGTGAAGAACTGAAGAACGGCAACATCTCACTAAAGCTGACCAATGTGAAACTCTCTGATGCTGGAAATTACACCTGTTACATACCGACGTTAGGCCACCAGAAAACCACCATTGAACTCTATGTCGGCG AGGACGGGAATCCTTCATCCTCCCTCCCGCCCCTAATAGACCAATCGGGGGAAGTCAGGG GTGCAGCCACTCGGCCATGGCTCTCCATTGTGGAAACCAAAGACAAGGAAGTGGTCCTGAAGTGTGAGGCTGAAGGGTTAGTCTATAAGCCTGAGTTGGTGTTGCTGAACAGTAAGGGAACCATCCTCCCTGCTGATGAACCTACAGAGAGACCCATGGATTCAGAGGGCTTGTACACAGTGACACGCTATTTCACTGTCCAGAAGACTGTCACCAACGTCTTCACCTGTCGAGTTCAACAGCTGGAGATCAAACACATGAGGGAGACATGGATTCGTGTTCCAG ACAAAATGTTTCATGAGGACTTGGGATGGAAAATTGGATTTGGAATTGGATGTGTTGTAGGGGGTGTTGTAGGGGGTGTTGTGGTGGGTGTTGTGGTGGGTGTTGTAGTTTGTCTGTGCATGCGGAAAAACAACCCCAACTACGCCCTAAAACAGTACCCAGAAGAAAAAG